A genomic segment from Rickettsiella endosymbiont of Miltochrista miniata encodes:
- a CDS encoding glycosyltransferase family 2 protein, with protein sequence MMSKPAVLVNIVLYHPDKKKVLDLIDICSQYEKGKVLLFDNSEGSLSFEFDNNKNVFLFKSPKNVGVGGAHHAACQMAEEKNFDFVIFLDQDSQLPPDFINDMISGFYRLKKLHPRLCAIGPTWKDPELGESKTRTLKDKIRSLLKAPNLKHVLISSGMLISVPTLKHIGYPKKEYFIDLVDTEWCLRALFKNYQIFMLSDVHMSHRIGEIKKISKFNFQYEQSLRYYYSLRNSLFLFQEKNISLSCKLFILAGNLFKLRKIIFSPTPMQSLIAASRGIKDGFLMINNINDCT encoded by the coding sequence ATGATGTCTAAACCTGCTGTATTAGTTAATATCGTTCTTTATCATCCTGATAAGAAAAAAGTATTGGACCTAATCGATATCTGTTCCCAATATGAAAAAGGCAAGGTTTTATTATTCGATAATAGCGAAGGTTCTCTATCCTTTGAGTTTGATAATAATAAGAACGTTTTTTTATTTAAAAGTCCCAAAAATGTCGGCGTAGGCGGTGCACATCATGCCGCATGTCAAATGGCCGAAGAGAAAAATTTTGATTTTGTGATATTTCTGGATCAGGATAGTCAATTGCCACCAGATTTTATTAATGACATGATTTCAGGCTTTTATCGATTAAAAAAATTACATCCACGTTTGTGCGCTATTGGTCCAACCTGGAAGGATCCTGAACTTGGAGAATCAAAAACTAGAACATTAAAGGATAAGATAAGAAGCTTATTAAAAGCGCCAAATTTAAAACATGTGTTAATCAGCTCAGGAATGTTAATTTCGGTACCCACTTTAAAACATATTGGCTATCCCAAAAAAGAATATTTTATCGATTTAGTTGATACGGAATGGTGTTTACGTGCTTTATTCAAAAATTATCAAATATTCATGTTATCTGATGTTCATATGTCGCATAGAATCGGTGAAATCAAAAAAATAAGTAAATTCAATTTTCAATATGAACAATCACTTCGATATTATTACTCACTACGTAATAGCTTATTTCTATTTCAGGAAAAAAATATTTCACTTTCATGTAAATTGTTTATTTTAGCTGGAAATTTATTTAAGTTAAGAAAAATAATTTTTTCACCTACACCGATGCAAAGTTTAATAGCCGCTAGTCGAGGCATTAAGGATGGATTTTTAATGATAAACAATATCAACGATTGTACTTAA
- the rfbD gene encoding dTDP-4-dehydrorhamnose reductase: protein MVKVILTGAQGQVGHEIVDLAVKYNLELCPFTHKQLNITDFGQLKQTISTIKPNFIINAAAYTAVDKAEKESELAFAVNALGVEHLATIGQEYNIPLLHISTDFIFDGQKKIPYVEEDKTNPLSVYGQSKLSGESLLRNIWYKHIILRVSWVFGSYGNNFVKTIICLANERTELRVIADQKGAPTYAGDIAQTLLKIIECLHKGQFAWGTYHYTGTPSLSWYEFAKKIIEEAEHHELKLKKVIPISALEYPSIAYRPPNSELACDKIVQVFGIKPNTWSAGLKKVVNILL, encoded by the coding sequence ATGGTTAAAGTCATATTAACTGGTGCGCAAGGTCAAGTAGGGCATGAAATTGTCGATTTAGCAGTAAAGTATAACTTAGAATTATGTCCTTTTACCCATAAGCAACTGAATATCACAGACTTTGGACAGTTAAAACAAACGATATCTACAATTAAGCCAAATTTTATTATTAATGCTGCGGCCTATACTGCTGTAGATAAGGCTGAAAAAGAAAGCGAACTTGCCTTTGCTGTTAATGCATTAGGCGTCGAACATTTAGCAACAATCGGCCAAGAATATAATATACCTTTATTGCATATTTCTACGGACTTTATTTTTGATGGTCAAAAAAAAATTCCTTACGTGGAAGAGGATAAAACTAATCCCTTATCTGTTTATGGGCAAAGTAAATTAAGTGGTGAAAGTTTGTTAAGAAATATTTGGTATAAACACATCATTTTACGCGTCAGTTGGGTTTTTGGAAGTTACGGAAATAATTTTGTGAAAACTATTATTTGCTTAGCAAATGAACGAACCGAATTAAGAGTTATTGCTGACCAAAAAGGAGCTCCTACTTATGCCGGAGATATTGCACAGACTTTATTAAAAATAATAGAGTGTCTACATAAAGGTCAGTTTGCATGGGGTACATATCATTATACAGGAACACCATCGCTGAGCTGGTATGAATTTGCAAAAAAAATAATAGAAGAAGCGGAACACCATGAGTTAAAGTTAAAAAAAGTAATACCCATTTCAGCATTAGAATATCCTAGTATTGCATATAGGCCCCCTAATTCTGAATTGGCTTGCGACAAGATTGTTCAAGTGTTCGGTATTAAACCAAATACGTGGTCTGCGGGTTTAAAGAAGGTAGTGAATATTTTATTATGA
- the rfbB gene encoding dTDP-glucose 4,6-dehydratase, whose amino-acid sequence MTYTPRNILITGGAGFIASHFVHYYQTLYPEIFIINLDKLTYAGSLNHLKNLPYPDNHHFVQGDILDSQLVLGLLNDFKVDTVVHFAAETHVDRSINSPEKFIQTNISGTFALLDSCRKYWLHELGLNEQDCRFHHISTDEVYGSLRKDEPAFTELMPYRPNSPYSASKASSDYLVRAYYNTYGLPVSITNCSNNYGPLQHNEKFIPTIIDCCLRQKPIPVYGDGSNIRDWLYVEDHCRGIDRVIRNGKLGESYNIGGNTELTNLEVIQVICDTLNKIRPISYKYADLITFVKDRAGHDWRYAINTHKIKGELNWQPTETFSSGIIKTLSEFVK is encoded by the coding sequence ATGACATATACACCCAGAAACATTTTAATCACTGGCGGTGCAGGATTTATAGCAAGTCATTTTGTGCACTATTATCAAACCCTCTATCCTGAAATATTTATTATTAATCTCGATAAACTCACTTATGCAGGGTCTTTGAATCATTTAAAAAATTTACCCTATCCTGATAATCATCATTTTGTGCAAGGAGATATACTTGATAGTCAATTAGTGTTGGGTCTATTGAATGATTTTAAGGTGGATACGGTTGTACATTTTGCCGCTGAAACACATGTGGATCGTTCGATTAACTCACCTGAAAAATTTATCCAAACTAATATATCGGGTACTTTCGCTTTATTAGATTCGTGTCGAAAATATTGGTTACATGAACTTGGTTTAAACGAACAAGATTGTCGATTTCATCATATATCCACTGATGAAGTGTATGGCAGTTTACGGAAGGATGAGCCAGCTTTTACTGAACTAATGCCCTACCGACCTAATTCTCCTTACTCAGCTAGCAAAGCATCTTCTGACTATCTGGTACGCGCCTATTATAATACTTATGGGCTTCCTGTTAGCATAACCAATTGCTCAAATAATTATGGTCCTTTGCAACATAATGAAAAATTTATTCCTACCATTATTGATTGTTGCTTACGACAAAAACCAATACCTGTTTATGGTGATGGCTCTAACATTCGTGATTGGCTTTATGTTGAGGATCATTGTAGAGGTATCGACAGAGTGATTCGAAACGGAAAATTGGGGGAAAGCTATAATATTGGTGGCAATACTGAATTAACTAATCTAGAAGTCATTCAAGTTATCTGTGATACATTAAACAAAATTAGACCTATTTCCTATAAATACGCTGACTTAATTACCTTTGTAAAAGACCGGGCAGGGCATGATTGGCGTTATGCCATTAATACCCATAAGATAAAAGGAGAATTAAATTGGCAACCTACAGAGACATTTTCTTCAGGAATCATCAAAACATTATCTGAGTTTGTAAAATAA
- a CDS encoding glycosyltransferase family 87 protein, whose protein sequence is MKVTERLFPACQLGKSDYFVGGLLLLFCYVAFFQSDIYVTGWNSLNYLFGNPLEFYDNCKKIQGHGDFASANYPPTVFAIFAVWLYPFKLFGLIKSPFYFSPYLVYWLKLLTSLVYLATGLLFYQVTQVYQKNEKWGVYATWLWLTSPIAIFSQFIFSQYDIFYVFLTLFGFLIFLKKQNYLASFLFGLAITFKYFPFFVFIPLLLFFEKKIIKLILCGLIFLIPTFIIQALYIHSSAYISGVLGFSVIARVFSAGLIYGGQKIYYIFAIFSILVGIAYYLDNSYNYKKIAGFIFLFSSIFPFLFMLWHPQWLIFITPAMVLTTVLSSKDKISKFLIFDLCAMVFFIGFTVLSFQDNVDLAMFQGKLFNFPLKHFLNISILFNLFKGFSSNVYLSLFWGYLVLQFILKYKFIDKKYILDSFFLYNNIRQRYYIGILIFLIPAIFMFIINFNNKDLYILSTDKEKNFGELTASRIFEQKFIAENGKLKQVDLFLSALSRQNNNYIQLEILNRDRKQLITFKRPERLLQDNGWESFKFKPITLKKGELYFLRLTSPKSYNGNAITWLASAKPTYIRGAIVDGVPQNTDFTFKLRFENI, encoded by the coding sequence ATGAAAGTCACTGAGAGATTATTTCCCGCTTGTCAATTGGGCAAATCAGACTATTTCGTTGGCGGATTACTTCTTCTATTTTGTTATGTCGCTTTTTTTCAATCAGACATCTATGTTACCGGATGGAATTCTTTAAATTATCTTTTCGGTAATCCCTTAGAATTTTATGACAATTGCAAAAAGATACAAGGTCATGGTGATTTCGCCTCGGCAAATTATCCGCCTACTGTATTTGCGATTTTTGCGGTCTGGCTGTACCCATTCAAACTTTTTGGCTTAATAAAATCTCCATTTTATTTCTCTCCTTATTTAGTGTATTGGCTTAAACTCTTAACCTCATTAGTCTATCTCGCGACGGGGCTGCTTTTTTATCAGGTAACACAAGTATATCAAAAAAATGAAAAATGGGGCGTCTATGCCACTTGGCTTTGGTTAACTTCACCAATAGCGATATTTTCACAATTCATTTTTTCACAATATGATATCTTTTACGTATTTTTAACATTATTTGGATTTTTAATTTTTTTAAAAAAACAAAATTATTTGGCCTCATTTTTATTTGGATTAGCAATTACATTTAAATATTTCCCTTTTTTTGTTTTTATTCCTTTACTTCTATTCTTTGAAAAAAAAATTATAAAATTAATTTTATGCGGCTTAATTTTTTTAATACCAACGTTTATAATTCAGGCCTTATATATTCATTCCTCAGCGTATATTTCAGGCGTATTGGGCTTTTCTGTAATCGCTCGTGTGTTTTCTGCAGGATTAATCTATGGCGGTCAGAAAATATATTATATATTTGCCATATTTTCAATATTGGTTGGAATTGCTTACTACTTAGATAATTCCTATAATTATAAAAAAATAGCCGGATTTATTTTTCTTTTTTCAAGTATATTTCCTTTTCTTTTTATGTTATGGCATCCCCAATGGTTAATATTTATTACACCCGCCATGGTATTAACCACAGTATTGAGTAGTAAAGATAAAATTTCAAAATTTTTGATTTTTGATTTGTGCGCGATGGTGTTTTTTATAGGTTTTACCGTTTTATCTTTTCAAGATAATGTTGACCTAGCTATGTTTCAAGGTAAATTATTTAATTTTCCTCTTAAACATTTTTTAAATATTAGTATTCTATTTAATCTTTTTAAAGGATTTAGTTCTAATGTCTATTTATCCTTGTTTTGGGGTTATTTAGTTTTACAATTTATTCTTAAATATAAATTTATTGATAAAAAATATATACTTGATTCATTCTTTTTATATAACAATATTCGACAAAGGTATTACATAGGAATCTTGATTTTTCTCATTCCCGCAATTTTTATGTTTATAATAAATTTTAATAATAAAGATTTATATATTTTAAGTACGGATAAAGAAAAAAATTTTGGAGAGTTAACAGCAAGTAGGATTTTTGAACAGAAATTTATTGCTGAAAATGGCAAACTAAAACAGGTAGATTTATTTTTATCAGCGCTTTCAAGACAAAATAATAATTATATTCAGTTAGAAATTTTGAATAGAGATCGTAAACAATTAATCACTTTTAAACGGCCTGAGAGGCTTTTACAAGATAATGGCTGGGAATCATTTAAATTTAAACCGATTACATTGAAAAAGGGTGAACTTTATTTTTTGCGATTAACATCACCAAAAAGTTATAATGGCAATGCTATTACTTGGTTGGCTTCGGCAAAGCCTACCTATATAAGAGGGGCTATTGTTGATGGAGTTCCACAAAATACTGATTTTACGTTTAAATTAAGATTTGAAAATATTTAA
- the rfbF gene encoding glucose-1-phosphate cytidylyltransferase has protein sequence MKAVILAGGAGTRISEETSLRPKPMIEIGGKPIIWHIMKIFSAFEIYDFIICLGYKGYLIKEYFSNYYLHTSDVTFDMKKNCTIVHQNNSEPWRVTLVETGEHTMTGGRLKKAIRYLDNEDFCFTYGDGVGNVDIKELIQYHKQQKTLATLTAVQALGRFGALDIMGNKVTAFKEKHREEGAWINGGFFVLSPKVLQYIENDDTVWEHNPLESLAQQGELSAFFHKGFWHPMDTLRDKNTLETFWSQGNAPWKIWGNTSQVTENIISL, from the coding sequence ATGAAAGCCGTTATTTTAGCAGGAGGAGCAGGTACGCGTATTAGTGAAGAAACCAGTTTGCGTCCTAAACCTATGATTGAAATCGGCGGTAAGCCTATAATCTGGCATATCATGAAAATCTTTTCAGCTTTTGAGATCTATGATTTTATTATATGTTTAGGATACAAAGGATACCTTATTAAAGAATACTTTTCGAATTATTATTTGCATACATCGGATGTTACGTTTGACATGAAGAAGAATTGCACCATAGTTCATCAAAATAATTCGGAGCCATGGCGAGTAACCTTAGTTGAGACTGGAGAACATACTATGACAGGTGGTCGTCTCAAAAAAGCAATTCGGTATCTTGATAACGAGGATTTTTGCTTTACTTATGGTGATGGTGTGGGCAATGTTGATATTAAAGAACTTATTCAATATCACAAGCAACAAAAAACTTTAGCGACCTTAACAGCTGTACAAGCCTTAGGTAGGTTTGGAGCTTTGGATATTATGGGTAATAAAGTAACTGCTTTTAAGGAAAAACATAGAGAAGAAGGTGCCTGGATTAATGGCGGTTTTTTTGTGTTATCTCCCAAAGTACTTCAATATATTGAAAACGATGATACTGTGTGGGAACACAACCCTTTAGAATCTTTAGCTCAACAGGGTGAATTATCGGCTTTTTTTCATAAAGGATTTTGGCATCCTATGGATACGTTACGGGATAAAAATACTTTAGAAACTTTTTGGTCACAAGGTAATGCACCTTGGAAAATTTGGGGAAATACCTCGCAAGTGACAGAGAATATTATTTCCCTTTAA
- the rfbG gene encoding CDP-glucose 4,6-dehydratase: MKFWLGKNVLVTGHTGFKGSWLCLWLQSLGVNCVGFSLEPPSQPNLFDITQIGEKMKSIIGDIRNFELLQRTLQKYQPEIIIHMAAQPLVNFSYQEPLITYSTNIIGTTNLLEAARFTDSVKAIVNVTSDKCYQNQELNRGYHEEDTLGGYDPYSSSKACVELITQAYSYSYFKERGINIATARAGNVIGGGDWGQNRLVPDVVNACIKHQNISLRYPNALRPWQHVLEPLSAYLMLAKHLYEAPAAYTQAWNFGPSEDQDKTVSWLTDTLIKYWGSGIQWIENSSELKRETNLLRLNSTKAKQFLGWKSQWNIETALAKTVEWYQSYFKEENMQNITLKQIEEFQKTLA; encoded by the coding sequence ATGAAATTTTGGCTCGGAAAAAATGTATTAGTCACAGGACATACGGGTTTTAAAGGAAGTTGGCTTTGTTTATGGCTGCAATCCTTAGGAGTTAATTGTGTTGGTTTTTCTCTAGAACCTCCTAGCCAGCCAAATCTTTTCGATATTACTCAGATTGGCGAAAAAATGAAGAGCATAATTGGGGATATAAGGAATTTTGAATTACTTCAAAGGACATTACAAAAATATCAACCTGAAATAATTATTCATATGGCTGCTCAACCCCTGGTTAATTTTTCATATCAGGAGCCACTAATAACCTATTCAACCAATATAATCGGAACTACTAATCTTCTTGAAGCTGCGCGTTTCACAGACTCAGTGAAAGCGATAGTCAATGTTACAAGTGATAAGTGTTATCAAAATCAGGAATTAAATCGTGGCTATCATGAAGAGGATACTTTGGGTGGTTATGATCCTTATAGTAGCAGTAAGGCGTGTGTGGAATTGATTACACAAGCCTATTCATACTCTTATTTTAAAGAAAGAGGAATTAATATTGCTACAGCGAGAGCAGGCAATGTTATAGGGGGTGGAGATTGGGGGCAGAATCGTTTGGTCCCGGATGTGGTCAATGCCTGTATAAAACACCAAAATATTTCTTTACGTTACCCTAATGCTTTACGGCCATGGCAACATGTATTAGAGCCATTGAGTGCTTATCTTATGCTTGCTAAACACTTATATGAAGCCCCGGCAGCTTATACTCAGGCTTGGAATTTTGGGCCTAGCGAGGATCAAGATAAAACCGTTAGCTGGCTTACTGATACACTTATCAAATATTGGGGAAGCGGAATACAGTGGATTGAAAATTCCAGTGAACTTAAACGTGAAACTAATTTGCTCCGTTTAAACTCTACTAAGGCAAAACAGTTTCTAGGTTGGAAAAGCCAATGGAATATAGAAACAGCGCTAGCAAAGACGGTTGAGTGGTATCAAAGTTATTTTAAGGAAGAAAATATGCAAAATATCACGTTAAAACAAATAGAAGAATTTCAGAAAACATTAGCCTAA
- a CDS encoding GtrA family protein, with the protein MSLAKPNIIFGFLKENFEARKQFIAFLFVGGINTLFGYGVYAFFIFIGFHYLYASLFSRLLGFVFNFFTMGKLVFKKMDIKLIKKFIIFNIFTYLLFIILIKLFSLWNVNFYLSGLIASGFMAILSYLINKYLVFL; encoded by the coding sequence ATGTCATTAGCTAAACCTAATATAATTTTTGGTTTTCTTAAGGAAAATTTTGAAGCAAGAAAACAATTTATAGCTTTTTTATTTGTCGGTGGAATTAATACACTATTTGGCTATGGAGTTTATGCTTTTTTTATTTTTATAGGCTTTCATTATCTCTATGCGAGTTTATTTTCAAGATTGCTTGGTTTTGTATTTAATTTTTTCACAATGGGTAAATTGGTTTTCAAAAAAATGGATATAAAACTAATTAAAAAATTTATTATATTCAATATTTTTACTTATTTATTATTTATTATATTAATTAAGCTATTTAGCTTATGGAACGTTAATTTCTATCTAAGCGGTTTAATTGCAAGTGGATTTATGGCAATTCTATCTTATCTAATTAATAAATACTTGGTTTTTTTATAG
- a CDS encoding glycosyltransferase family 2 protein — protein MKLISIVIPCYNEEDNIIELYSKIKDIFKKLSHYQYECIFIDNDSKDKTVNILRQMAFKDSNVKIIINARNFGHIRSPYYGLLQTNGDASILIAADLQDPPQMIYDFILAWESGYKIVIGIKEKSEESRIMFAIRSLYYKFVTAIAEVDLVRNFTGFGLYDRDFLNILKKIDDPYPYFRGFISDIGFERKEISYTQPTRKHGKTKNNFYTLYDTAMLGITNYSKLPIRLATIGGFFLSILSFCLAIFFLLAKLLFWRSFSMGIAPILCGLFFFFSVQLFFIGLLGEYIGSIHTKIMKRPLVVEKERVNFDIGQKNKNVLDEKAIT, from the coding sequence ATGAAATTAATTTCTATTGTAATACCTTGCTATAACGAAGAAGATAATATCATTGAATTATATAGTAAAATAAAAGATATTTTTAAAAAACTTTCCCATTATCAATACGAATGCATATTTATTGATAATGATTCTAAAGATAAAACTGTAAACATATTAAGGCAAATGGCTTTTAAGGATAGTAATGTAAAAATAATAATCAATGCACGTAACTTTGGGCATATACGATCCCCTTACTATGGACTCTTGCAGACCAATGGCGATGCCTCGATCTTAATTGCAGCCGATCTACAAGATCCGCCGCAAATGATCTATGATTTTATTTTAGCTTGGGAATCAGGTTATAAAATAGTTATTGGGATAAAAGAAAAAAGCGAAGAATCACGGATTATGTTTGCAATTCGTAGTTTGTATTACAAATTTGTTACAGCGATCGCAGAAGTTGATTTAGTTAGAAATTTTACAGGCTTTGGTTTATATGATCGAGATTTTCTGAATATATTAAAAAAAATCGATGATCCTTATCCTTATTTCAGAGGTTTTATATCTGATATTGGTTTTGAACGTAAGGAAATTTCTTATACGCAGCCCACTAGAAAACATGGTAAAACAAAAAATAATTTTTATACTTTATATGATACTGCAATGCTGGGTATTACTAATTATTCAAAATTGCCTATTCGTTTAGCAACCATTGGCGGATTTTTTCTATCAATTTTAAGTTTCTGTTTAGCAATATTTTTCTTACTGGCAAAATTATTGTTTTGGCGATCATTTAGTATGGGGATAGCTCCTATTTTATGTGGTTTATTCTTTTTTTTCTCTGTGCAATTATTTTTTATTGGACTATTAGGAGAATATATAGGATCGATACATACTAAAATAATGAAACGCCCTTTAGTTGTTGAGAAAGAGCGAGTTAATTTTGATATAGGTCAAAAGAATAAAAATGTTCTAGATGAAAAAGCCATCACTTAA
- a CDS encoding NAD(P)-dependent oxidoreductase has protein sequence MYDNILGNDLDYILSRTLSIWNELKDQRIFITGGTGFLGSWLLESFIWANKKLKLNAEAVVLTRDIANFFKKCPHLINDKALKFCEGNILDFKYPQGNFSHIIHAATDSNYARISSWAMLETIVQGTKYTLEFAKNCGVKKFLFVSSGAMYGRQLGVDVINESNLSQFDATGLMPSYSIGKFIAEYMSNLYAKEHHFDIKIARCFAFFGPYLPLDLHFAIGNFIQNRLNNEPILIKGDGHAFRSYLYISDLCIWLWTILFQGKNLTAYNVGSNERYSICEIANMIANCMEPQVEVKIVNHTKSSIADDNYIPNISLARKHLNLEPHINFNNALNMTMDWFRNQSHLDELVI, from the coding sequence ATGTATGATAATATTTTAGGCAACGATTTAGACTATATACTTTCGCGAACTTTATCGATATGGAATGAACTAAAAGATCAGCGTATTTTTATAACTGGCGGAACGGGGTTTTTAGGTAGTTGGCTTTTAGAAAGTTTTATCTGGGCAAATAAAAAATTAAAATTGAATGCTGAAGCGGTAGTTTTGACGCGAGACATAGCTAATTTTTTTAAAAAATGTCCACATCTAATAAACGATAAAGCATTGAAATTTTGCGAAGGAAATATATTAGATTTTAAATATCCTCAAGGGAATTTTTCCCATATTATCCATGCTGCTACGGATAGTAATTATGCCAGAATTTCTTCGTGGGCTATGTTGGAAACTATTGTTCAAGGTACTAAATATACTTTAGAGTTTGCAAAAAATTGTGGTGTTAAAAAATTTCTTTTTGTAAGTTCTGGCGCAATGTATGGAAGACAACTAGGGGTTGATGTAATCAATGAAAGTAATTTGTCACAATTTGATGCAACTGGGCTAATGCCTTCCTATTCGATAGGAAAATTTATTGCTGAATATATGAGTAATTTGTATGCTAAAGAACATCATTTTGATATTAAAATTGCACGTTGCTTTGCATTTTTTGGACCGTACCTCCCTTTAGACTTACATTTTGCTATTGGTAATTTTATTCAGAATCGATTAAATAATGAACCAATTCTAATAAAAGGTGATGGGCATGCTTTTCGTTCTTACTTATATATTTCTGATTTATGTATTTGGTTGTGGACTATCCTTTTTCAGGGTAAAAATTTAACTGCATATAACGTTGGCTCTAATGAAAGATATTCAATATGCGAAATTGCTAATATGATAGCTAATTGTATGGAACCACAGGTTGAGGTAAAAATAGTTAACCATACAAAATCTAGCATTGCTGATGATAATTACATTCCAAATATTAGTTTGGCTAGAAAGCATTTAAATTTAGAACCGCATATAAATTTTAACAATGCATTAAATATGACGATGGATTGGTTTCGAAATCAATCGCATTTAGATGAATTAGTAATATAA
- a CDS encoding transketolase: MDELIQRSKSIRKNILDMIYTARASHIASCFSVVDILNILYAKILDVDQKFPEKLDRDFLIMSKGHAAAALYSTLANYDFFPIQELADFCKNGGRLAGHITANVPGIELSTGALGHGLSVGCGIALASKKKVYIILSDGECDEGSIWEAALFAPHHYLNNLTVIIDYNKIQSFGLINEVLNLEPFANKWRSFNWEVLEVDGHDYVDLDRAFAYQSSLPKVIIAHTIKGKGVSFMENNLLWHYRSPDEAQYNQAQKELLL, translated from the coding sequence ATGGATGAACTTATTCAACGATCAAAATCTATTAGAAAAAATATTTTAGATATGATTTATACTGCACGAGCTTCTCATATTGCGAGTTGTTTTTCTGTAGTCGATATTTTGAATATTTTATATGCAAAAATTTTAGACGTTGATCAAAAATTTCCGGAAAAGCTCGATCGAGATTTTCTTATTATGAGTAAAGGTCACGCAGCAGCGGCACTCTATTCAACCTTGGCAAATTATGATTTTTTTCCCATTCAAGAATTAGCAGATTTTTGCAAAAATGGGGGGCGACTTGCAGGACACATTACCGCTAATGTTCCAGGTATTGAATTGTCAACAGGCGCATTAGGTCATGGGCTATCGGTGGGCTGTGGAATTGCTTTAGCGAGTAAAAAAAAGGTATATATCATCTTAAGTGATGGAGAATGTGACGAAGGCTCTATTTGGGAGGCTGCTTTATTTGCTCCTCACCATTACTTGAATAATTTAACCGTTATCATTGATTATAATAAAATTCAAAGCTTTGGTCTGATTAACGAAGTATTAAATTTAGAACCTTTTGCTAACAAATGGCGATCGTTTAACTGGGAAGTTTTAGAGGTTGATGGGCATGATTATGTTGATTTGGACCGAGCTTTTGCTTATCAATCGAGTTTACCTAAAGTGATCATTGCCCATACCATTAAGGGCAAAGGTGTTAGTTTCATGGAAAATAATCTGCTTTGGCATTATCGATCGCCCGATGAAGCACAATATAATCAAGCGCAAAAAGAACTGTTACTATGA
- a CDS encoding transketolase family protein gives MRNRFIQLLCAWAKEDESIYLLTADLGFSVLEPFAQAFPSRFINVGIAEQNMIGIAVGLSLMAKRVFVYSIVNFGTIRCLEQIRNDVCYHNANVIVVIVGAGLAYGLNGYTHLGVEDLAVMLPMPKMKVLSPADNFELEACMGYIKKNSGPSYLRLSKGGEPLIHSDYFDIEASFKSELFSDINIICHGTVLSEAIKTKLLLKENYNLNIGVFSIPLLKPFPTNNCLDLLRHSRHIFLIEEHMQYGGMNSLVTSLAASLGPDCPYIYAYALDEKVMHVVGDQTYLRSSFGLNAENLLESILSDLSIIAKLEV, from the coding sequence ATGAGAAATCGGTTTATTCAGCTTTTATGTGCATGGGCAAAAGAAGATGAAAGTATTTATCTATTAACAGCCGATCTTGGTTTCTCAGTACTGGAACCTTTTGCGCAAGCGTTTCCTAGCAGGTTTATTAATGTCGGTATAGCTGAACAAAACATGATAGGAATCGCGGTTGGCTTATCCTTAATGGCTAAAAGAGTTTTTGTTTATAGTATTGTCAATTTTGGGACTATTCGTTGTCTCGAGCAAATTAGAAATGATGTTTGTTATCATAATGCGAATGTGATTGTTGTCATTGTTGGCGCAGGTTTGGCCTATGGGCTCAATGGCTATACGCATTTGGGTGTAGAAGATCTGGCCGTCATGTTGCCTATGCCTAAAATGAAGGTATTAAGCCCCGCCGATAATTTTGAATTAGAAGCTTGTATGGGCTATATAAAAAAAAATTCTGGTCCAAGTTATCTTAGATTATCTAAAGGCGGCGAACCACTCATTCACTCTGATTATTTTGATATTGAAGCGAGTTTCAAAAGTGAGCTATTTTCGGATATTAATATTATTTGTCACGGAACGGTGCTATCTGAAGCTATAAAAACAAAACTTCTTCTAAAAGAGAATTATAATTTGAATATAGGTGTGTTTTCTATACCCTTACTAAAACCCTTTCCAACCAACAATTGTTTGGATTTGCTTCGACATAGTAGGCATATTTTTCTTATTGAAGAGCATATGCAGTATGGTGGAATGAATAGTCTGGTTACCAGTTTAGCTGCAAGTTTGGGTCCAGATTGTCCCTATATTTATGCTTATGCTTTAGATGAAAAAGTCATGCATGTAGTGGGCGATCAAACCTATCTGCGCAGTTCTTTTGGATTAAATGCAGAAAATTTATTAGAATCCATTTTGAGTGATTTATCTATTATTGCAAAACTAGAAGTTTAA